A segment of the Candidatus Thermoplasmatota archaeon genome:
CGTATGTTTCTAGATAAATTTTCATAAGTTGATTTTGTTAAAAATAGTTGGTCTATTTAATCGCTTCTGTTATCCTGTCTAAAACAAATTTTTTATCTAGGTTTGATAAAAAGTAACCCGCCCTAGGTCCCTGTTCTTGGCCTAGTATTATCTGATATATTGCTTGGAAAGCGGTTTTGATTTGGATTTTGTTTTCCTCTGATATCTCATAGATTTTTTTGTGTATCTCCTCTGGCTCCCATTTTAAGTCTTTTATCTCTTCTTTTAATTTTGATAGAAAAATGTTTTGTTCTTTTGATAGCGTTATTTTTGGTAATTTTTCTTTCACCTCGAATTTTATGTTGTCAGGAGCAAATTTTTCTAGCCAGTATTGTACATGCTCTATTCTCTGTTTTATATGTTCTGCGTCTTCTTTCTTTAAATCCTTTGGTATCTGCCCTGTTCTTATTAGTATTTTTTTTGTGTTTTCCCAGTTTTTTCCTATTTGTATAAGTGTGACCAGATGCTTGTATGGTAACTGGAATGGTGCTGTTTTTGGTATGCTGTGTGGTTGAGAAAGTTCATATGTTTTTTTTAGGTCTTTCATACCTTTTATTTCTTTTTCTTTAGCGAAATAAACTCGTTCCTCTCTATCGTATTCATCGACTAGGTCAAGTATGCCGAGACCTGGATCAAAAACAATATGTTTGTTTGGCTGGTTTTTAACGATCAGGAATCTTAGAACCTCTGGTGGTGTCATCTTTAGCATTTCTTCAGCGCTGAGTGCAGTGCCTCTGGAGCTATGCATTGCACCCTGTCCCTTTAGCATTATAAACTCGTATACGAGCAAAGCAGGATGTGGGTAGCCATAAACTTCTTCGACTATTTTTGCACCGGTTTCTCTTGCTCCTCCAACAGTTGCGAGGTCTTTTCCGCATGGCTCAAATGTTACGTTGAGCATTTTCCATCGTGCAGGCCAGTCAACCCTCCAGGGTAGTTTACCTATGCCGCCTTTTCTTACGTCAGCTTCGCCGCTGTATTTGCATTCACATGTGTATTCTATTATTGGGTATTCGTATAGGGTTGGTTTTGTTGTGGATATGCGGCCGCAGTTTTCGCATTTAACATTGAATGGTAGCCATTCTTTTGGTATTTTTCTATTGGAGATCTTCTCGAGTATATCTTTTATCTTTTTTGTGTTCTCTAGAGCTATTTGGATGGACTCGTTATAAAGCCCTTTTTTGTACATTTCACTTGCGCGATAAACCGAGGGTTTGACACCTACTTCTTTCAGAGAGTTTAGGAAAGATGTCAGAAAATGGTCAGCGTAGCTCTTATGTTTGCTACATGGGCATGGTATCTCACAGATAGGTTTACCTACGTGTTCAGCATAAGATTGTGGTAGATACGGGTAAACCTTTCTTAGCGGGTCGTAATCATCAGCGATGTAGATTAGTTCTGCATCGCCACCTTTTTCTAAGACACATCTATAAACTGCATCTGTGGTAAGAATCTCACGCATATTACCTATATGTATTGGACCAGATGGTGTTATGCCAGTGGCTAAAACGTGTT
Coding sequences within it:
- the lysS gene encoding lysine--tRNA ligase, which translates into the protein MHWADVLADELLKENKKHVLATGITPSGPIHIGNMREILTTDAVYRCVLEKGGDAELIYIADDYDPLRKVYPYLPQSYAEHVGKPICEIPCPCSKHKSYADHFLTSFLNSLKEVGVKPSVYRASEMYKKGLYNESIQIALENTKKIKDILEKISNRKIPKEWLPFNVKCENCGRISTTKPTLYEYPIIEYTCECKYSGEADVRKGGIGKLPWRVDWPARWKMLNVTFEPCGKDLATVGGARETGAKIVEEVYGYPHPALLVYEFIMLKGQGAMHSSRGTALSAEEMLKMTPPEVLRFLIVKNQPNKHIVFDPGLGILDLVDEYDREERVYFAKEKEIKGMKDLKKTYELSQPHSIPKTAPFQLPYKHLVTLIQIGKNWENTKKILIRTGQIPKDLKKEDAEHIKQRIEHVQYWLEKFAPDNIKFEVKEKLPKITLSKEQNIFLSKLKEEIKDLKWEPEEIHKKIYEISEENKIQIKTAFQAIYQIILGQEQGPRAGYFLSNLDKKFVLDRITEAIK